Within the Hermetia illucens chromosome 6, iHerIll2.2.curated.20191125, whole genome shotgun sequence genome, the region TATCCATGCTCAGCCTTCTCGAGCGAGCCCTGTAGTCGCCTGCGTCTACAATGTGTACCTTCCACACATTATTTTTAGAACAATTATTGAGTACTCCTTTATTATGGCGGCCGATGTTAAGCTAATAACTTTTAGGTGCTTATCGATTCCGCTGATAATAATCAGAGGAGGAAACTTCACTTTAAATTTCGTTGCGATTTATCGTGAGATTTTGCTTAACAATTTCCGGTGACGAAACTACCTTCTTTTTCTTAAACGCTTTCTTGTTTACAAGATCCAATTCGTTTCCCAACCCAGTTCTTCTTGATCTGTGTAATATCCTATTGGTTTGTTTACACTGCAGCCCTTCGGAGAGAGTACTAGCCTCAGACGGTGCTAACCTGTAATGTAAGTTTCTCTAGCCTGTTAGGATTTTCGTGCAGTTCCTCATTTCCTTTTTCCTGGGGATTTTCCGTTGCATTGGTGTTAATGTTATGGTTTTTTTGTACTTTAGGTTACATTGTTTATCGATAGTGGTGGTCTTGTAACCATCGAAATGGTATTAAAAAGTTCGATCAAACGCAATGAAAGGTCCACCCCTGAATCCGTAGTACCCAGCTACTAAGACGATAGATTTTCCACTAGATCTGGTCTGCTATCTGGGATATATAATCCATAGTTTTGTTCCATTGCATATGAGTATGTATATTTTATAGGTCTTGTGTGTGAAGGTGATCCCTGGGACACCGCTAGGTTTGTTTACCACATGATGCTTCTCTAGTACTTATCTAGGGCTACCAGTGGGAGGTGTGAGGCGACTTGATCCAGACATGGACAAGGATCGTTACTGGTCTTTACCTCAACCCTGGTCTCAACCCATTCAACCCCTAAATGCAGAAAAGGAAAAGGGTAATGCTGCAATCGATTAAAAGGAGACAAAAACAAGCTTGCCTTGAAATTGGAGGAGACTAGAAGTTGCTCTTCCATACTCAAGCACTCTATTTGCCTGACTTTTGTTCGTATACCTTTAGAATTAGTATCATCAAAAGAAATTAAGCTATTAATCTTCTAAAATCTGGTTTCTATGTCTATACTAATCACAATGGTCTTTGAATTATCCATGTTAGACATGATAAACATCTTCAATGAATCCTACAtggatttctcttttttcatTCATTGGTTAGATCCTACATTCATGgaaattgtttgttttttgttaataCAGTGGAAAACGTTACATACACCCAACGACAAAAAAGTTGGTTTTTTCCTTGTCGGGGTTCACAAATATTTCCCCAAGTTGTCTTCTTGCACTTGATATGTATTTGAAAGGTCATAAGTGTGTTCTACAAAGTTTAATAAGGTTATGCCTAAAAAGAACGCAGTGGTCATTAAGTCAAAAAGGTGCTATCATTGCATTGGCTGACCGTAATGTACCTGCTCGTCAAATAGCACGTgaattaaaattgatagaccaaagcttactccaaactacaatttttattttacagtgtagatatatatttcgggagccacttatccccttcatcagtacaaagctactatttagttttgtactgatgaagggggtaagtggctcccgaaatatattctacactgtaaaataaaaattgtagtttggagtaagctactggtctatcaattttaggcttgactacaaatagaagacaatatctaacctcttagatGTGAATTAAAGTTCAATAGGAACTCGGTATGGagttgtttgaaaaaaaatcatgaaacaggacaaacaaaaagaagaaaaagataaagaaaaaagaagtaCACCACTTCAAAAGAAGATCAAATTATTTTGGAAGAAAGTCTTAAAAATCGTTTCAAAAATGCAGTTCAGATCACAAAAGTAGTGCAACAATTAcactaaataaataattaaaaaaaaacttcaaaaacgCCTGAACAATTTGGGTACGATCGTGAAAGAGCGCGTTTAAATTGGGCTAAGACAAGAAAGTTTGGAATGAATCTAACCGGTCACGAATTATTTTTTCGGgtaaattgaaattcaatcctATATAACGATGGCTTTTATAATGTTCGACGCAAACGAGGTGAACGATATGGAGAAAATTGCATCCTTCCAACTATTAAGCATTTAACCTATGTGATGATTTGGGGATGCATTTCTAAATATAAAgacattatttttcaaaaagattcgatgctttgTCATCGAGCCCGTTCTGTAAGTAGAGTAGCAACAAATGTCCTCATTatcatataatattttttaagttGTATAAACTATTCTGCAACATTAGATCAAATCATTGAAAGAGGACCAAGACATGATATCTTTGGATTGGCTAGGCAACAGTCCAAACTCCAATCCAATCGAAAATGTGTTGGGCGAAATGGCAGATAAAGTATGAATAAGAAGGCCCAGAACCATGGCTGAGCTTAAGGAAACAATCGAAAAAGTTTGATATGGGGAAATTACGGCTGAATATTTGAGTGCTTTTACCATTCCAAGCCCAAAGGGTGAAGACTTTCAATAAAGCCAAAGGTGGTGCAACAAAGTGTTAAGCAATATATTAACGtgtcttttttttacaaaaatgaatttttttaaccaattccgaagttaaaaaaaattatttctctcTCTATTTACCATGTTTTATTTGTCAAAAGTTCTAATTACTATcaagagaaaaatatttttttctttatgccttaaataaattaatgaacGTACTTTAATTGAAATTGGGATGATTTTGCGTAATTTTATTGACGTTTTTCTGCGTCAAattaccaaaattaaaaaagttttctcgaagccatccaaatttcatttttctatTGACGTGAACAAATTTCCCAATAAATTAGTTCCcaaccaagaagactatacacaggagataAAACTACCTAGGCAAGTCTTGAATTTTTGCAGTACAAAATGTATATCGTTTCCATTTGTGGTgaattttatcaatttcctattgtatttatatatgcatgtattggTTGTTTGTAGGTCTTGCTTAGTTACATGGATTCCCACACACAGAAGTGTTATAGAAACACGAAACACAATTCATTGACAGAAGCGCAGAAAACACTATGATCTTGACTCGACTTCAAACCGGATGATCCCATTTTGTCCTGCTTTTTTGACTAGTTTCACCTACTGTATCTTCTTATTCCCAACCCAATAACATTAACAAACTTCAAGCCGGTAAAGAAAAACAAACTTTTTTGCTGtccatttcataaaaaaaaactttattaaatattttaagtTTCAATAGAATTATAACAATATATAAATTATGATATAAAACCAAAAGCATTTTCTTATAACTGTAGTTTCCTAAACATACAATACTGTCCACATACATAGTaatgtattttcaaatttataattTGTTAAAGCCGCGTAAACATACCATTCAGGTACCTTGAACTATTCAAAACATTTTGATAAATACGCCAAATTAaagttctttcttcatttctCAGCAaagatttgtttaaaattattgGAACTTATTTTAAGAAGAGATGAAGATATCAATCTTATGCATATCGGAAAGTCACTTGGCTTATTCTCTTCACATCTCCGCTCACATGAACAGCACCAATGTGTGCCATTGGTTCGTTCAACCGGAACTGACATTCGAAATTACGACCTTCGTCACCACTGTAAACGAAGACCTCATCGCTGATAAATTTGAAAGTTAGTGTTAAATTCTTCTCCTCTGCAATAAAaagatttaaatatttgttaTGGTCTCTGGAATATTAAATGAATATATTTACCTAAAATAAAAGTGTTTGCTTCAGTTTCGCCAGGTAACCATTCACCTGAAACTTTCGTGTTTTGACTGATTTTACTTTGGTGCACTTTAAAGTGGTAAATTATATCTTCAGGATCCTCGACATCGGCATCGGCTGTGAAATCGATAGATAATCTGAAAATTCAGAATCAAAATTTTAGGATTAGTGTTTTTCAAATCGACTTGAAATGAAGATCGACAATCCAATATCTCCTCTTCCGGATTTTCACCCCAGCAATATCTAAATGAGCGAGTGATATTGGCTAGATACAACGAATAAATTCTCGAGAAACCCAAAGGACACTCAAGGATTAAGTGAATGGTATCAGCCGCTCAACAAAACAGAAATTTCTTCACGAAAATTTCGTTGTCTGATGCTAAAAGATTCTCATTTCTATTTAATTGAGCCCGAGCAATGATGTTAGTCCCACCCTTTTTATTATTCCCCACCCATTTTATATATCGAAAGTGCTAAGACACAATCGTTTATAGTCTATTCAAACGCATAATATACAAAATCAATATACAAATTTGGCGTTATGACTTTTCTGACATGATAAATTGGTCTAATTTGCGGCACCTTCAATAAGTTCTTTGGCAAATATAAGATAACGTCTCACTGCATATTAGATGGTTTATAAAGTAAATGCAAATAATATCAAGGTGTATGCATTTGATGTTCTCCATTTctataaaatttcaatgaaaacccGAAAATGCTCTTGGATAAACATCATTGCTTTATTTGATCACATAAACACGAGTTAAAGAGATATCATCTATGGATAAATTCGGCATTAAAAGTTAAGCGAACATGATAAATTGGTCTGTTGCATGATACTTTCAATAAATCTTAACTATTGCATAGATAAGATAACGTTTTACTGTAAATTGAATACCACACAAATAGCTTGCAATCTGACACATAAATCAATATGCATTTTTTGTTGGATATTTCTGCACGTTCTCATTGAAAACAAGTAATTCTACCTAAGTTTTTACAGCTTTTGCTAGAATTTAACAAAATGGACACCCCATGAAAATTAACTTTGATAAGAAATTTACACATAAAAGCGAAACAAAAAAGGTGTTTGAATTGTAGCATTCCAATTTAAAGGTGTAGTTCCTGATTCGAAATTGAAGGGCACTTATCATCATTGACATCATTGGTCCTTACACAATGTATGTACTCGTATGTATTCAAAAAAGATCACCTGGAAAGCGAACAAGTAGTTTTTTCATATTTACAGTTTTCTTAAATTCACTGAAGTAATTGACAAACCAGGACAGCTACTACaccaaatgaaaaaataatcatTAGCGACTGTGTAACGAAATAAAACTAATGCAACTTGAACCGTAATAGTCTGGaacttttataaatatttcggaAAATTAGTGGTCCCGGCTTCATGTCGACTGTTAAGCTAAAGCCCACTTAACGAGGTTTCGTCTACTATAAAGGTATACAAACCTATTTTTGATTTTGCATCTCATTGGGgtttaaaaaatggaaaaatatcctGAATAATTGCCACTTAGAAATTTCTCAGAAAGGATGAATGCAGAAAGTGGTGTTCTATTACTGGCGTTT harbors:
- the LOC119660403 gene encoding uncharacterized protein LOC119660403, which produces MSKIMMRLPKALQEGDEITISGHLVDGANELSIDFTADADVEDPEDIIYHFKVHQSKISQNTKVSGEWLPGETEANTFILEEKNLTLTFKFISDEVFVYSGDEGRNFECQFRLNEPMAHIGAVHVSGDVKRISQVTFRYA